One window of Vanessa cardui chromosome 5, ilVanCard2.1, whole genome shotgun sequence genomic DNA carries:
- the LOC124529979 gene encoding outer dynein arm-docking complex subunit 4-like: MRKKLELEERPICNAVTVYRERGNYLQRLEQFEKAILAYSEALRWNNSDIGSLLGRSLARAKATHYAGALEDAARAAQLEPENLTALQIKAKTEYEKCEFERALVLAYRGQRLRLLPPNFADCVRCAEETVRECVGETAEKTLSSSVKNLQMIGLADTIGNDTNIPQMKMRMLPQTTHQIQEISRVEKQKAEHISRVMASKYLEQMAHDKYFLTTLCKDERLYSANKLGSQKLQLLANKALADVEKRQAVLRERRPLYAARAIEAAARARLSRARKQRIGHAQRQHATDARRLVSAARDIYEKHDTAKCLEAAEFGMEQISRIPSNMLPEKDLFLQQLHEIVAEAFLDQKRVRDEMSEADREKRAFILLGIPISREPSRDSILRTRPPAPPRDAKRRLRRLERALTVSSRASERCYALHELGRLLADTKQAHRARFYALKCQSEARSAGQRVWLLNATFLLARCHILQNNRPETRAALIEGAGFARSFGYKDVAAFFDTCVDVSLEGEIASSDSLLEKREKAMVSLMQDDDMRMAAEHLFRRMSVIPASRRFSVMPGARAESAPSAAGRRVSIMPRTQQPVRIAHKARHPLGFQDFDI; this comes from the exons atgagaaaaaagCTAGAACTTGAAGAAAGGCCAATATGCAATGCAGTGACAGTGTATCGCGAGAGAGG AAATTACTTGCAGCGCTTGGAGCAATTCGAGAAAGCAATTCTCGCTTACAGCGAAGCTCTACGGTGGAAT AATTCAGACATTGGTTCTCTACTTGGAAGAAGTCTGGCTCGCGCTAAGGCGACACATTATGCCGGTGCTTTAGAAGATGCCGCACGCGCTGCTC AACTCGAGCCGGAAAATCTGACAGCTCtgcaaataaaagcaaaaacgGAATATGAAAAATGTGAATTCGAGAGGGCCCTAGTGCTCGCTTATCGAGGCCAGAGGTTGAGATTATTGCCGCCAAACTTCGCAGATTGTGTCCGATGCGCCGAGGAAAcg GTTCGAGAATGTGTTGGCGAAACAGCTGAGAAAACACTGTCTTCAAGTGTCAAAAATTTACAAATGATAGGTTTGGCTGACACCATTGGGAATGACACAAATATACCACAAATGAAAATGAGAATGTTGCCACAAACAACCCATCAG ATTCAAGAAATATCTCGGGTGGAAAAACAGAAGGCTGAACATATATCCCGAGTAATGGCTTCGAAGTATTTGGAGCAAATGGCTCATGACAAATATTTTCTCACTACACTTTGTAAAGATGAAAGACTTTACTCGGCAAATAAACTGGGATCGCAGAAACTACAACTATTAGCTAATAAAGCGTTAGCAGATGTTGAAAAGAGACaa GCTGTTCTTCGAGAACGTAGACCATTATATGCTGCACGAGCCATAGAAGCGGCAGCTAGGGCCAGACTGTCCAGAGCTCGTAAACAAAGAATAGGACACGCCCAGCGTCAACACGCAACAGACGCCCGTCGTCTGGTCAGTGCTGCTCGTGATATTTACGAAAAACATGACACTGCGAAATGTCTCGAAGCAGCTGAATTTGGAATGGAACAAATCTCCAGAATCCCATCGAACATGTTACCAGAGAAAGATCTCTTTTTGCAGCAACTACATGAAATAGTCGCAGAGGCGTTTTTGGATCAG AAGCGTGTTAGAGATGAAATGAGCGAAGCAGATCGTGAGAAAAGAGCCTTTATACTATTGGGAATACCAATATCGCGTGAACCGAGCCGTGATTCAATTTTGCGTACGCGACCTCCGGCGCCCCCTCGTGACGCCAA ACGTCGTTTACGGCGATTAGAGCGAGCCTTAACTGTGAGCAGCCGTGCGTCGGAACGTTGTTACGCGCTACATGAACTTGGACGCCTCCTTGCTGACACGAAACAAGCCCACAGAGCAAGATTCTACGCTTTGAAATGTCAATCTG AAGCGAGATCCGCCGGACAACGAGTGTGGTTACTGAACGCAACATTCCTTTTGGCTCGATGTCACATACTACAGAACAATCGTCCTGAAACCAGAGCGGCTCTCATAGAAGGGGCCGGATTTGCTCGCTCCTTTGGCTATAAAGATGTCGCAGCTTTCTTTGACACG tGCGTCGACGTATCATTAGAGGGGGAGATTGCCTCTTCGGATTCGCTATTGGAAAAGCGCGAGAAGGCAATGGTCAGTCTGATGCAGGATGACGACATGCGCATGGCGGCTGAGCACCTGTTCCGACGAATGTCCGTCATACCCGCCTCCAG GCGTTTCTCCGTGATGCCGGGCGCTAGGGCGGAGAGCGCGCCGTCCGCCGCCGGCCGTCGCGTATCGATCATGCCGAGAACTCAGCAGCCTGTGCGGATCGCACACAAAGCACGACACCCGCTGGGATTTCAGGattttgacatttga